One genomic region from Bartonella australis AUST/NH1 encodes:
- the ihfB gene encoding integration host factor subunit beta, giving the protein MVRSELVQIIARHNPHLFQRDVENIVNAIFEEISAALADGNRVELRGFGAFSVKSRSARSGRNPRTGETVVVEEKWVPFFKTGKELRDRLNQ; this is encoded by the coding sequence TTGGTTAGATCAGAACTTGTACAAATCATCGCTCGTCATAACCCGCATCTTTTTCAACGTGATGTGGAAAATATTGTGAATGCTATTTTTGAAGAAATTTCCGCAGCACTCGCCGACGGCAACCGCGTCGAACTTCGCGGCTTTGGAGCTTTTTCCGTCAAAAGCCGTTCAGCTCGCAGCGGCCGTAATCCGCGGACGGGTGAAACTGTCGTGGTTGAAGAAAAATGGGTCCCTTTTTTTAAAACTGGCAAAGAATTGCGTGACAGGCTTAATCAAT
- the lptC gene encoding LPS export ABC transporter periplasmic protein LptC, producing MVIRDRYEFFSIKSSFGDVFKEAYHHSIRICLLKFFLLSSALAIALIFCWFTFFSVSASSDTIILNHEESETIKLTMTNPKLEGYTSSRDPYWIKAEKAFQERAHSGMIKLQNITAEAVAGEQGRVFLKAQGGGYDNINGLLRLDKPFMITTTSGAVAHFMAADINLSEGQLKTDQHVDIQHTDFYLTAGALHVLEKGQIMHFQGGVHLTLNK from the coding sequence ATGGTTATACGCGATCGCTATGAATTTTTTTCAATAAAATCATCTTTTGGTGACGTTTTTAAAGAAGCGTATCATCATTCAATCCGGATTTGTTTATTGAAATTTTTTTTGCTCTCCTCTGCATTAGCTATAGCGCTTATTTTTTGCTGGTTCACATTTTTTTCTGTTTCTGCTTCCTCTGACACCATCATTTTGAATCATGAAGAGAGTGAGACGATAAAATTAACTATGACAAATCCAAAACTAGAAGGCTATACGAGCTCTCGTGATCCTTATTGGATTAAAGCGGAAAAAGCATTTCAAGAGCGTGCACATTCTGGGATGATTAAATTACAAAATATTACAGCTGAGGCAGTCGCCGGCGAACAGGGGCGGGTTTTTCTCAAGGCACAAGGGGGGGGATACGATAATATTAATGGTCTTTTGCGCTTAGATAAGCCGTTTATGATAACGACAACAAGCGGCGCGGTTGCACATTTTATGGCCGCAGATATTAATTTGTCAGAAGGCCAATTAAAAACCGATCAGCACGTGGATATTCAGCATACAGATTTTTACCTCACAGCGGGCGCTTTGCACGTCTTGGAAAAAGGGCAGATTATGCATTTTCAAGGTGGTGTACACTTAACACTTAATAAGTAA